aggtcacaatccctagctgGGGTTAggaccccggacccccttcccatgtCAGAAACTTGTACTGGTAAGAGGTAGTGTTGAACTGCGCACTCCAaagacattaaaattaaagaaattaatgacttacttttataacCCGGTGTAATGATCTGTTTTTCCCCCCGTccaaaataatggttacctccaccaagcaaaggggaaATCTTGGCCCAGAGAGGGGAATATCATCCCGGGACAAAGTTCCCCGGGGGATaaatatcctgggccatatttcccctggGGGGAATTTTTGATAGTGGggggaaaacagaccattacaccagcCCACAAAGAGTCTAGGTatgatgataaaaggtttaatagatcaaaagactatagggatacagatAAACATGCATTTACtgatgatgtagatcaaatgtcTAATTCTGATTCACATGTCAATTCTCAAAGCAGTAGTTTTCATTAATACTAATTCTATTGCTAGCAGTTATGTAGTCTGTAAATACTtaaagaaaccaggtcacacagtgtctgaaGGTTATCGGTTGAGAAGGAAAGAAGAGAAttctaccaaagtctcgttatggtgtgctactAGTAGAGGTTAACACTAGAAATTACCACATTTTTGACAGGAAGCCTGTCAATTCCAAACATAttgataaggtttacaagccataTACTGCTAAGGGTGTTTGTTGCTTTTGATGGTGGCTCACTAtaccctgtttgtatcatgcgtgatGCTGGTTGATTTGTGCCCAGTCACTTGTTTAGGgggaagttgtccctgtgactgagcatttgtttattgagaagTGTGCTCCCGTTCGTGGGGTTAGTGTCAAAATTACCATTCACTTTTATTGTACAGATCTTCCTTGTGACAGGTTATAGGGCCAGTTATTCTTGGTTTGGAATGGGAGTTCtagatacttctcataactactgtactttggcgTCAGCCGTCTGAtgaacgtgagttcaacaggatgatttAAGAGTGGGTTCCTGGCAAATGGCTATTGAGAAATGTCAGTCTTAATATTACGGAATTCTCTATAGTATTGTTCCCATATAATAGGACAGGTCGGTTGGTCGGTCAGTAAAGATTGCCATGCCAGTGACATGACACaggctcttgccgttgggcagcccgtaagagcatATAACTTTGAAAGGGTGGTCTCCCAAAGGAGGCCGATAcagcaacattaaaaaagcaaagggTGATCTTTACAGAGTTACTGGAACATACTGAAGTGGAGGATATTTTACATTACAAAGGATTTTAGCATCTGACGTGGAAGTGAGGGAAGTGACCGGAAGGAAAGACTCCTCATTAGGtccacaaaatgaaatgttaacaGACAGAGTCTGTCAGTTGGAGAAAAAGTagttatagcagcaagtcccagtaagtaggagagactgggagaggagagaagttttttccTTTTGCCAGAGAGAAAAGAAGTAGGTTTAAGCaaaaagcttatccctgctcggtgaTTGGAAGCTGGATCTGCTGGAGTAACTCCATAAAGTTGGGGATCCTGGTTAGGGACAGGACTCTGGTGAGGATCTTAGAAGGCAATAGAGATGAGATCTTCCAAGGGCAGTTACTCAACTTGTTGAGTCAGGGTTTGAGGTGGGTTGGAGGACTTGGGTTGTGGAGTAGGTATTGCTTTCGACTGGTCGGCTGGTACAGGTAAAGGAGCACCGGTTGGCTGGTGTTGTCTTCTTTTGCGTGGAGGTCGCTGGTCcttggggggggggttgagatgTAGTTGTCTTTGGCTGCTTTAGGGAGGAGGTGGTCTTCATCACAGCTATCCTCCTAAGTCTTTGTGCGCAGCGCCTGTTCCAGGCGTGGTGAAGCCTGTAGCAGTTATGGCACTTGGGGTTTGTTTTTCTTCCATCCTTGTGGGCCtggatgcacacttctgtgctgtgACGCTGGCTGAATACTCCGCAGGTAATGGGGCCTTTGCACTCCTCCTTATGGTGGCCATATTGCTGGCAGCGATAACATCTGAGGGGTTCTGGAGTGTATTCTTCGATGGGGTTtgtcccccagactccaagatccagtgatgaaggcactggaccgatgaaggtggctatCAGCCTTCTAAGAGGGACATCATTCTTGTTCATGCAGCGTACTGTCTTGTCTTTGTTGCTGCATGAGGTAGCGATGGAGATAGGCATGGTGATTGGGTATCTGGCGATGACTGCTTTCCTCTGGATCAAGGCAGGGCCAAGCAGTGTCAGAGCTGGTTCCTAGTTGTTGGGATGATGATAAAGTCACCCCTCCAGTTGGGGAGAGCTGAAAGTTGCATGTCAGGTATTGCAGTCATGGCAGCAACTATGGCGTAGGAAATGGAGCAGTCGATCTGGGTGAGCCTGAACTTTGGCAGTGGTTTCCTAAGTCCAGGCTTTGAAGCTGGGATGCTGTCAGCAATGGCAGAGGCTTCCTGAAGAAGATATGTAAGGCAGTCAACACAGTTACAGTCCATGGGATGAGCCCCCTGAGTCTCAGCAGGTTCAGTCTCCATGCCATTGGAGGACTCAGGCGGCAAAGTTGGAGTGTGGACTGTAACTGCAACTGTCTGCTGCAGAGTTGAAGGGACTGACAAGGACGAGGCTGAGCTCTCCGTTGTTGGTGTCACTAAAGTTGATGGCGAGGGTACTACTGGACCTGGAAAAGGGCGTTCAGGGCTCTTccattttttgggagggggggtgTAGTCACCTCCCTGTTAGCTTTAGAGGTCCTGTATTGTTTTAGGACCTTGATATAGGCGTTTTGCACCCCTTGCAGCTGCATTCGACATGGTGTGTAGGCAGTGTTTTGTTGTCGACATCAGTGGTTCTGAGGCCTACTACAGTGAATATATGCTTCCTTTGTTCCTGGTAAGCATCGCAGCAGTGGTGGACGTCTTCGGGATAGAGGGATCATGCCCAATCTCCGAGATGGAAGACGGACATGGATGGCAAAACTCTACGGAGACTGCACTTAAAATTTCAGTCAGACCggatctacgagagagagagagagttgttgtcgGCGCGAGTGTTCGGCCGAGACTGAATAGGACTGTCTGTCTGTCTAGATTGCCCTGGCCTTGTACCCGGACGGGGGCTCTCTGACCATAGGTCTTAGCAggggaggcagaaacgagagagacctgactgaacactacTCTTGTTttgagacattcttcagctacaccctttTGTGACTCAggactttagtgactacacacaacgataaagtattttgaagaagacaaagaagactgaatcaacattcatcattagaagcTGAAGCcatatttctttctgtcaacattttatattgGAAAATATTCCACGTCATCtctcccttgctttataaaagtttggaaagtcaactcgtccaacttggtaacaactttgtATATTTGTCCATTAGTTTTAGTGTgctgtgagtattcggtggattttttgtaatactgtaaatatctacaatatgataaatcttaaatatagttttatttcctgtttgctggctattattttcatattgctattAATGTTTTGCTATAGTTTAATAAAGTTTGTTAATAAATTTTGCATAACCTACATTGTGTATAATAGTTGAATGAAACATTAAACCATCAGTATTATTTCATCGTTGACTTTTTTGGGCTccagccgtgtcgtcctgatggaagttcctcctcGGCAGCTTCTACTTGGTATATTTCTGCTAGTGATACACCAGAAAAATTTTACCTCGGAGGTATCAACGAAGTTTCAACCTCAGGAGCGAATATCCTAAGAGATACTGTGTATtatgacggagccgagagagggttgtgaactcaaaggaaggaagcaatcgactgagttatattattgtagaacactctccttatatacaaaacctcaaggcaacaggacataacaagttcacaagacagacaatatcacagaggaaaaaccagacatgaattttcatgttcgtttcagtgcgagggaagagcgaagatacaagcataatatatacaaaaggaattatgtacaattgtgtgaaacacggttggtatatggctccccccctaaaaatgacatactgtacatgttaaataaggcgccctgatctagagaggcgaactgtaggcgggtcatctggcagaagataagcaggttttagacgatcaatggagacccaatcttctttgccccgaatgtttaggaggaatgctttcggacagcgtcggatcacaaggaaagggcccgtgtaagggggcgttaatggtggcttgctggtgtcgttgctcaggaagacgtgcgttgcagagtgcaaatccgttggtatgtgatgctttgctgggggcttgtaagtcttgcggcacggagtaaattttcccacgacgtgacgtatgcgctggagatcgtcggacgaggttgtagaaggaaaaaattcggcagggacgaccaatgggtcgccatacaccatttcagctgccgagacatcgagggcgtctttaggaatggtccttagtcccaggaggacccagggaagctgagtaaaccagttgcaatttttgcagcgggacatgaaagctgctttgagggtgcgatgaaaacgttcaaccattccattggcagcggggttgtaggctgttgtctgatgtagggtgatgcccaggagatttgctaatgacgtccacaatttagaggtgaaagtggttcccctgtcagaagtcgtttgttggggcgcgagcgattggtgggtggtgggcggctttgtctctgcttcggcacgtcacggtgtgggcgtgtatgtcctacggcattcatgtcagcttcatttGACGTTGAATATGCAtgctcttcgtcaggggtggaggcgttgatggaggtcttgaagtggctgtccataagggcgtcggctttggtcatcaagtcctttatgggtaaactatcgacatcatgtatggcagcgcgtataggtccgggtaaacggcgtatccaaagggcacgaagtaggttccccttacgaggagagccgtctgcggcaggttgaaggcgagcgatactggttatttccctgagggcaagcgaagccctttggtcccccaacggttgttgcgagagctgaaaaatctttgctacacTGGCGgccggcgacggcgagtactgctgcagaatgtatgttttgagggcgtcatacgctattggcgtgtctccttgttcacaaagccagtcggatatttccgggaaggtgtcctcgggtatcgccgcgagaacataatccgctttggtggttgagcgagtcacgccgttgatgcgaaactggacttctgcgcgttgaaaccaagcaaatgcttctcccctggcgaacggtgaaagtttcaatggggcggccgcagcgccaactgctttagtagagtccgccatagtactaacgatggaggggcgagggaggtgggggtggaacgcagtaggagcgagtcgacttccggggtcaccaatgtgacggagccgagagagggttgtgaactcaatagcaggaagcaatcgactgagttatattattgtagaacactctccttatatacaaaacctcaaggcaacaggacataacaagttcacaagacagaaaatattacagaggaaaaaccagacatgaattttcatgtttgttttggtacgagggaagagcgaagatacaagcataatatatacaaaaggaattatgtacaattgtgtgaaacacggttggtacagtataaaaAAGGTATGTGTCAATAACATGctatggttatccttccccaaataaagttaatcttgtctcgaaggataaggtaagggtaggatacTTGGGCAAGAAAGCCATtataactcccgatctcaatgtgctacaactaacacatttcttGTTGATCCATTCCCCTCCGCAGTCTCCATCTTTGACGGTCGCTTAGAGAAATTCTGACTGTTTTCTTGGCTTTTTAATGAATTTCGAtaatggatgcttcagcttcttcctcatcgactaagatgAGTTTACATTTTTCGTCTGTcggagaatttcgcgtctccacccAGGGATTTATATCTATTTGCATACTTTTATTTTTCCAAGGCCGGCAGGTAATCCGTGTCATTGCATCATGTTATAAAATCGCTCAGaaacgcttagttatttagtcatatcactggaaaaatatgttttacattattcttttaaggtgtgGTATGTTTATAATATTTCCCCATCATTCCCTGATGTTTCTTGGGCGTTTTTATCATCATTGACTTGGTCTATCATACGCTAGTTGGtagccatgcctggtaaattttcactcatgtaccatccccttcttctttcaccccaacctcactggttgggtgaggctgtctatcctcccatgctgtcgattcgtTACGGCAGGGAGCTACAGTCTTGAAGGTGTCTACTTatttttacccattggaatgctttacccACTGTTCTGATAATAACTAGTATGTAGTCattgaaatatttcttctttaCAGATCACCTGTACCAGGTgggtcaagttaccctgtggccacaagacctgccataaacatgcatattgtcatgtttccaagggatccgttGTAATCTGGGAACCTTCCAAAGGTCAGGTTTGCACTGATCTCCTTCACACTATCTTTTATGCTACTGATGTCTCCTTGGACGTTCAAGATCGAAGTCGGAGGAGACTCCGACACTAGGTaagaggtttccagaagagctctcaacatcttccttctctggaactgaaggaccttctgtttcccaaggctgaggtgaacTCTGTGTTTGGTAATCAATTACCGACGGTTCAACTCCCGACGTTACCAGCACATCATGCATATGACAGGATGTTTCATTAATCATGCATGTTTTAGTGATCCCGGCTGTTTCAGAAATCATGGGTCAAATTGCTTATCCTAGCCTCTTTACAGATATTgtatttcctatttatatatacatcgaatattgatttttttctattcattttcttattgCTGTTCTTCTTTTCCAACAGATATATCTCCACC
This Palaemon carinicauda isolate YSFRI2023 chromosome 25, ASM3689809v2, whole genome shotgun sequence DNA region includes the following protein-coding sequences:
- the LOC137618856 gene encoding uncharacterized protein; amino-acid sequence: MPISIATSCSNKDKTVRCMNKNDVPLRRLIATFIGPVPSSLDLGVWGTNPIEEYTPEPLRCYRCQQYGHHKEECKGPITCGVFSQRHSTEVCIQAHKDGRKTNPKCHNCYRLHHAWNRRCAQRLRRIAVMKTTSSLKQPKTTTSQPPPQGPATSTQKKTTPANRCSFTCTSRPVESNTYSTTQVLQPTSNPDSTS